In one window of Cherax quadricarinatus isolate ZL_2023a chromosome 27, ASM3850222v1, whole genome shotgun sequence DNA:
- the LOC128706040 gene encoding ubiquitin-conjugating enzyme E2 W-like isoform X2, whose amino-acid sequence MTNTAEKRLQKELMSLLKEPPPGVTVDVDQAHTKLTEWVVHMEGASGTLYEGEKFQLQFKFSPKYPFDSPEVIFVGDNIPIHPHIYSNGHICLSILTEDWSPALSVQAICLSIISMLSSCKEKKRPPDNSYYVKTCSANPKKTKWWYHDDTV is encoded by the exons AAGCGGCTGCAGAAGGAATTAATGTCACTCTTGAAGGAGCCTCCCCCAGGAGTCACCGTAGATGTTGACCAAGCCCACACCAAGCTGACAGA GTGGGTGGTACACATGGAGGGAGCATCCGGTACTCTCTACGAAGGAGAGAAATTTCAACTGCAGTTCAAATTTTCTCCAAAATATCCCTTTGATTCTCCGGAG GTGATTTTTGTAGGAGACAACATCCCCATCCATCCTCATATATATTCAAATGGACACATTTGCCTGAGCATTCTAACAGAAGACTGGTCACCTGCCCTTTCAGTACAGGCCATTTGTTTGTCAATCATCTCCATGCTATCTTCATGTAAAGAAAAG AAACGACCACCTGACAATAGCTATTATGTCAAAACTTGCAGTGCCAACCCCAAAAAGACAAAATGGTGGTATCACG